A single genomic interval of Corvus cornix cornix isolate S_Up_H32 chromosome 1, ASM73873v5, whole genome shotgun sequence harbors:
- the SMIM11A gene encoding small integral membrane protein 11A, whose protein sequence is MVAFNWKALENFPLLMYILAAKTLILCLAFAGVKMYQSKKIEEKLKREQEEKLKAEAEKKDE, encoded by the exons ATGGTGGCCTTTAACTGGAAG GCTCTGGAGAACTTCCCACTGCTGATGTACATTTTGGCAGCTAAAACATTGATCCTTTGCTTGGCCTTTGCTGGAGTCAAAATGTACCAGAGCAAGAAAATCGAGGAGAAACTGAAGAGGGAACAGGAGgagaaactgaaagcagaagcagagaagaaggaTGAGTGA